The sequence ACTTCAGAGCGACGAACAAGAGAATGAAGCGAAACTTGTTCCAGGCCGCGTCCAGGCCATCTCATTCTCCGTCTGGAATGGGGAAAATAAAGAGCGAAATGGGCAGAAGGCCGTGGCCCCATGGTTTTATCTCCGTCTCGACCCAATGACATAACCGTAGGACGTCAGTAGGCGTTTCCCTAGACGCGAAGCCGTTCGCTGGTCGGAGAGGGAAGATTTTGAAAGACTCTATTCTTGTGGGAATTATGCTGTGGTGCGGTCTCTTATTCTGCGGGCCGCCGAGAGCGTTTGCAACCACTGACAGCGGTTCCATGACAGATGAAGAAGCGTCGAGTCTTGGCGAGGAGTTTGGTATCGTGGTGGGAGCGGTAGACGAGGAAATCCAGAAGGAACTGAAGTTGCAGCGAGCACAGGGTGTCGCGGTCTTTGAAGTGATCGGGAATTCCCGGGCGGATTATGCCGGGATCAAAGTTCGATCCGTCATCAAGGAAATCGACAAACAAGAGATTCGTACCATGACGGATTTCGGTCGAGCCTTGAAGAAAGCCATGACAGGCTGCAACTTTACCGTCGGCACCTATGAGCCGGCAGAACCGGGGGAGCCGGTGAGCTGGGGCGTCAATTTTCACTTTGTCGGTTGTAAGCGAGATTGATGGTGTTGGTGAGGGGTGAGGCGTGAGGGGTAAGGCGAACGGACATGGCGGTCGATTGCGGGTCGGCTGGGGTGTTGCGAGGTGCTGCCTTCTGTCGCTCACCGGTCTGATAGGCCTGTTGAGTAGTCTGCATTACGAGCAGGCGATCGCTGAGGAGGCGAACAGTCGGACTGGGTCTGAGTGGGTAACTGAAATCGAGAAAGTCTTTATCCGGTCCGAAGAGTGTAAGCAATGTCATGCCCGTCATTATGAAGAGTGGAAAGGGGCGAGAGAGCAGACGCCGGACCTGAAGACCTTTGGTCGTGTGGATGCGGCTCTTCTGCATGGCACAGCGTTAGAATCCCCTGTCTTTCGAACCGTCTTGGGGCTTTGGAAGCAGACGAACCCGACGCCCGACGAACAGCGTGGATGCCTCTCGTGCCATGTGCCGTCCGTGACCGTATTCCCACAGCATGCCGAGAAGATGGTGGCGGACATCCTTGCCGGTAAGCCTCGAGCGGAGGGGATCGGCTGTACGGCTTGCCATTTGATGAACGGAATTGACCAAAACACGCACTCACACCCGAACTTCAACCTGCAGCCCGGTAAGACTCTGTATGGGCCCTATTCCAATCCGGAAGAGAATCTCGTCCACCAGGCCGCGCAGTCGGATCAGTTTCGCGAAGTCAGTTTCTGTGTCTCTTGCCACTTTGATAAAGTGAAAGATGTGGCCCAGAAGGGCCTGCCCGGAGAAATTCTCCAAGGAACGGTTTGTCAGGATTGCCATATGGAACCGTCGACCGGGAGTTCCACCTCTCGACGCGGGGCGATGACCAGACCGATCGGGCGTCACTGGTTTCGCGGGGTCGTCGTCTCCGGCACGATGTTAAAAAACCGAAACGTCCAAGCTGAATGGACGCCTCGTATCGACATTGAGGTGACAAAACTTGGGGCGATGGTCGAAGGAATCAGTGCGGTGAAAGTCGGGAGTCTGCCGCACAGTTTTCCAGATGGCGATCCGATCCTGAAGCAGTTCTACCTGACTCTCACGGTAAAGGATGCGAAAGGCGAGACGTTAGTGGAAGAAACGAAGCAGTTTGGATTGTCATACGATGAGATCCTTCGCGGTCCGATTCCCGATCCTTTTGTGAAGGGCGGTACGACGAGGAAGGTTCCCTTTGCGCTCACGCTTCCTGCTGGGGCTGTTGCCTCGTCCGTTGAAGCCGTGCTGACGTACGCGCTGATTCCGACGCCGGCACCGGAATTACAGCACCAGTATCTCGCCACGCTGGGGACGGAGGCAGAGCGGGACGAGGCGAAGAAGATCATTCAGGAATATTCGCAACGGCACTTTTTGACGTATCGTGTGAAGAGGCTGTAGCGCATGCGCCGTGAAGCGTGAAATGTATCTCGTATCTCGCAAGCAAAGATGCGACACATACTCTTCCGTCCCTGCGCTTCACGAGATACGCTTCACAGGGGCATGCTTTTATACCATCTCGGTAGGAACAGCCATTGAGATTGCAAGGTAAGTCAAGAATGTGCGGCAGGCTGCTACCAAAGTGCATGGCGGTCGGGCTCAGTATTGTCGTCACGATTTGTGCCACTGTGTTTTCTGATGGCGCGGTCACGCCCGTCTCGGCTCAGACTGTCCCGAATCAGTCGGTGATCGAAAAAGCCTTTCCCCATTCCAATAAATGTAAACGGTGTCATGAACGGGTGTATGAAGAGTGGGAGACCTCGCCCTTGGCAAAGTCCATCCATTCTCCCGCGTTTCGCGCATCCCTGGATGCGTACCTAAAGTCGTCCGGTGGAAAGGACCAGGCGCTGTGTTTCCGCTGCCACGCACCGCATGTGCGAGAATTCTCAGATCATGTGCAGCTCTTTGTCGATCAAGCGAAAGCGGGCGACCCGTCTTTGGATGGGGTTGCCTGCAGCCAATGTCACTTGATCAAGCAGGTGGACCGGGCCAAGCATCCCCCGGAGCCGAAGTATGAGATCGGTGGGAAGACGCTTTATGGTCCATATAAGGATTTTGTCCAGAACCTGGCGCACCAGTCGATGGAATTGAGCCTGTTCCAGAAGTCCGACCTCTGTCTGAACTGTCATCAGTCGGTGCCGTCGGCGACGAACTTGGGCAAGGCG is a genomic window of Candidatus Nitrospira kreftii containing:
- a CDS encoding hypothetical protein (conserved protein of unknown function), with the translated sequence MLWCGLLFCGPPRAFATTDSGSMTDEEASSLGEEFGIVVGAVDEEIQKELKLQRAQGVAVFEVIGNSRADYAGIKVRSVIKEIDKQEIRTMTDFGRALKKAMTGCNFTVGTYEPAEPGEPVSWGVNFHFVGCKRD
- a CDS encoding putative Pentaheme cytochrome c — protein: MRGKANGHGGRLRVGWGVARCCLLSLTGLIGLLSSLHYEQAIAEEANSRTGSEWVTEIEKVFIRSEECKQCHARHYEEWKGAREQTPDLKTFGRVDAALLHGTALESPVFRTVLGLWKQTNPTPDEQRGCLSCHVPSVTVFPQHAEKMVADILAGKPRAEGIGCTACHLMNGIDQNTHSHPNFNLQPGKTLYGPYSNPEENLVHQAAQSDQFREVSFCVSCHFDKVKDVAQKGLPGEILQGTVCQDCHMEPSTGSSTSRRGAMTRPIGRHWFRGVVVSGTMLKNRNVQAEWTPRIDIEVTKLGAMVEGISAVKVGSLPHSFPDGDPILKQFYLTLTVKDAKGETLVEETKQFGLSYDEILRGPIPDPFVKGGTTRKVPFALTLPAGAVASSVEAVLTYALIPTPAPELQHQYLATLGTEAERDEAKKIIQEYSQRHFLTYRVKRL